Proteins from a genomic interval of Cyclopterus lumpus isolate fCycLum1 chromosome 18, fCycLum1.pri, whole genome shotgun sequence:
- the si:ch211-1o7.2 gene encoding ankyrin repeat domain-containing protein 53: MEPVNKSGKRRRGRRKNSARSPGSPPDGRMFPAVGIPEQLEERQGLSALHVACLYGHLARVQLILESRPGWEWMDRGDLQGRRPVHMVLSSRSSPNTFACLTYMVERGADVNATTDSGTTPLHLAASEGLLDCTETLTQAGADVSVRDCMGHTALDLARIWCRRKVARYLKSCMWQTGKKKEMQERKLVHTLYSDLVDAVKLIDLDKKPLVDKKTAEWANKKGLPPLKDFSPSVLVSQYHTKCLSSVQGSPHPKQPLKQQSEGPLQDQSTSAERPPASPSRPWTIFMGLQPEEPLREPDLRDKVSVWRDSGGSMQPHYTTQWDSTHRPAPDVSLDVLERVLFPRAFPSRIASLRSFEPQDIVEVQHRGYPQGRSTSPWTEVAMHLAEVLEPGHY; this comes from the exons ATGGAACCCGTCAACAAATCTGGAAAACGGAGACGTGGAAGACGTAAAAATAG CGCACGGAGCCCCGGATCTCCCCCGGACGGGCGCATGTTTCCAGCTGTCGGGATCccggagcagctggaggagagacag GGTCTGTCGGCGCTCCACGTGGCCTGCCTCTACGGCCATCTGGCCAGGGTTCAGCTCATCCTGGAGTCCAGGCCGGGATGGGAATGGATGGACCGCGGCGACCTCCAGGGTCGCCGGCCTGTTCACATGGTCCTGTCGTCCCGGAGCTCACCCAACACCTTCGCCTGCCTCACGTACATGGTGGAGCGCGGGGCCGACGTCAACGC CACCACAGACTCAGGGACGACCCCGCTGCACCTGGCCGCCTCCGAAGGGCTGCTGGACTGCACGGAGACCCTCACGCAGGCCGGGGCGGATGTATCGGTCCGGGACTGCATGGGACACACTGCTCTGGATTTGGCCCGCATCTGGTGCCGCAGGAAGGTGGCCAG GTATCTGAAAAGCTGCATGTGGCAGACcggaaagaagaaagagatgCAGGAGAGGAAGCTGGTTCACACTTTGTACAGCGATCTCGTGGATGCGGTCAAACTGATTGATCTCGATAAAAAG CCACTTGTAGACAAGAAGACGGCAGAGTGGGCCAACAAAAAAGGTCTTCCTCCCCTGAAGGATTTCTCCCCCAGTGTCTTGGTGAGTCAGTACCACACCAAGTGCCTCTCGTCAGTTCAGGGCAGTCCTCATCCAAAACAGCCATTAAAGCAGCAGTCAGAAGGTCCTCTGCAGGACCAGAGCACCTCCGCTGAGCGACCTCCAGCCTCACCCTCCAGACCTTGGACCATCTTCATGGGCCTCCAGCCGGAGGAACCCCTCAGAGAGCCGGACCTCCGGGACAAAGTGTCGGTGTGGAGGGACAGTGGCGGCAGCATGCAGCCGCACTACACAACCCAGTGGGACAGCACCCATCGCCCCGCCCCCGACGTGTCTCTGGACGTCCTGGAGAGGGTGTTGTTCCCCAGAGCCTTCCCCTCCAGGATCGCCTCCCTTCGGTCCTTTGAGCCACAggacattgtggaggtccaGCACAGAGGATACCCCCAGGGGCGGAGCACCTCCCCCTGGACAGAGGTGGCCATGCACCTGGCTGAAGTGCTGGAGCCCGGACACTACTGA
- the tex261 gene encoding protein TEX261: MWFIYLLSWLSLVIQISFVTLAIAAGLYYLAELIEEYTVATSRIIKYMIMFSTGVLASLYLFEGFPVLMVGLGLFTNLVYFGLLQTFPYILLSSPNFILSCVLVVVNHYMAFQFFAQEYYPFSEVLAYFTICLWVIPFGFFVSLSAGENVLPSTMQQGDDVVSNYFTKGKRGKRSGILLVFSFLKEAVLPSRQKMY, from the exons atgtggtttatttatttactaagCTGGCTGTCGTTAGTCATCCAGATCTCCTTCGTCACTCTAGCGATAG CTGCTGGCCTGTACTACTTGGCCGAACTAATAGAAGAATACACAGTCGCCACCAGTCGAATAATAAAGTACATGATAATG TTCTCCACAGGTGTGCTGGCGAGCCTCTATCTCTTTGAAGGCTTCCCAGTGTTGATGGTTGGACTCGGCCTCTTCACCAACTTGGTGTACTTCGGCCTCCTGCAGACGTTCCCTTACATTCTGCTGAGCTCCCCAAACTTCATCCTCTCTTGTG tgttggtggtggtgaacCATTATATGGCCTTCCAGTTTTTTGCACAAGAGTATTATCCGTTCTCAGAG GTGCTGGCCTACTTCACCATCTGCCTGTGGGTGATCCCCTTCGGCTTCTTTGTGTCACTGTCTGCGGGAGAAAATGTGCTCCCGTCCACCATGCAACAAGGAG ATGATGTGGTGTCTAATTACTTCACCAAGGGCAAGAGGGGGAAGAGGTCCGGGAtcctcctcgtgttctcgtTCCTCAAGGAGGCCGTGCTGCCCAGCCGACAGAAAATGTACTAA